One genomic window of Paraburkholderia phytofirmans PsJN includes the following:
- a CDS encoding ferritin-like domain-containing protein, protein MAEIDKEDVVAVLNRILESELAGVVRYTHYSFLVFGFGRIPIQSWLREQADESLLHAQQVGEWITTLGAYPSLAIGPLLDSHTFDIASILRESLQAENLALALYRELLARVEDRSVALEEFARQMIHVEEMHAGEVDKMLRRPGEMSTSAERPAGQS, encoded by the coding sequence ATGGCAGAGATAGACAAGGAAGACGTCGTTGCGGTGCTGAACCGGATTCTCGAATCCGAGTTGGCCGGCGTCGTCCGATATACCCACTACTCGTTTCTTGTTTTCGGATTCGGACGCATTCCAATCCAGTCGTGGCTGCGTGAGCAGGCCGACGAATCGCTGTTGCACGCACAGCAGGTCGGAGAGTGGATCACCACACTCGGCGCCTATCCGTCGCTTGCGATCGGTCCCCTCCTCGACTCGCACACCTTCGATATCGCGTCGATCCTGCGCGAATCGCTGCAAGCGGAGAACCTCGCGTTGGCGCTTTATCGCGAACTGCTTGCGCGGGTCGAGGACCGCTCCGTTGCGCTCGAGGAGTTTGCCCGGCAGATGATTCATGTGGAAGAAATGCACGCAGGCGAAGTCGACAAGATGCTGCGCCGCCCCGGAGAAATGTCCACATCGGCCGAACGCCCGGCAGGCCAGTCCTGA
- a CDS encoding response regulator, which translates to MPTILVVDDEPGLLELFQFALEWRGYRVLLTGNGQAALLTAARQIPDLIVTDWNMPRMNGVELCQRLKSYPALAQIPVVLLSAELLPVQIQPVWAQFRRKPVDLDDLELTVGLLLLARDRLKTARHIPTDRAASRWQPVTSKLIV; encoded by the coding sequence ATGCCAACTATTCTTGTCGTCGACGACGAACCCGGGCTTCTGGAATTGTTCCAGTTCGCGCTTGAGTGGCGCGGATACCGCGTATTGCTGACGGGAAATGGACAGGCCGCCTTGCTGACGGCGGCGCGACAGATACCTGATCTGATCGTTACTGACTGGAATATGCCCCGGATGAATGGTGTCGAGCTATGTCAACGCCTCAAATCCTATCCGGCGCTTGCCCAGATCCCCGTGGTCCTGCTTTCCGCAGAACTCTTACCTGTCCAGATACAGCCCGTTTGGGCCCAATTCCGGCGGAAGCCTGTCGACCTGGACGATCTCGAGTTGACGGTAGGCTTGCTATTACTGGCGCGCGACCGGTTAAAAACGGCTCGACACATTCCAACCGACCGGGCGGCCTCGCGCTGGCAACCCGTGACGTCAAAATTGATCGTCTGA
- a CDS encoding MBL fold metallo-hydrolase codes for MSETTRNVQPVTANLGKEGSGELVPSRYAVRVGDVDVVLISDGVLPLPTSTMSTNVSEADRNAWFDGRFLQRDMFDWALNVALVRSGERLILIDSGVGDGFEYFARAGRSVMRLESAGIDLAAITDIVITHMHMDHVGGLNVDGVKARLRPDVRIHVSAAEVEFWKNPDFSKTVMPETVPPALRKAAAKFVELYGENIVRFDQTVEVAAGVSARVTGGHTPGHCVVDVASKGEKLTFVGDAIFEVNFDNPRWQNGFEHEPEIAADVRIALLNEAAETGALLAAAHVAFPSIGHIAKNGESFRFVPVQWDY; via the coding sequence ATGAGCGAAACAACCCGTAACGTGCAGCCTGTCACCGCCAATCTTGGCAAAGAAGGTTCTGGCGAACTCGTGCCTTCCCGCTACGCCGTACGCGTGGGGGACGTCGATGTCGTATTGATCAGCGATGGCGTTCTGCCGCTGCCGACCTCTACCATGTCCACTAATGTGAGCGAAGCGGACCGCAACGCATGGTTCGATGGGCGTTTCCTGCAACGCGACATGTTCGACTGGGCGCTGAATGTCGCGCTTGTGCGCAGCGGCGAACGCCTGATTCTTATCGACTCGGGCGTGGGTGACGGTTTCGAGTACTTCGCGCGCGCCGGCCGGTCGGTGATGCGACTGGAATCGGCTGGTATCGATCTGGCTGCGATCACCGACATCGTCATTACGCATATGCACATGGATCACGTCGGCGGGCTGAACGTTGACGGCGTCAAGGCCAGGCTGCGTCCGGACGTGCGCATTCACGTGTCGGCTGCGGAAGTGGAGTTCTGGAAAAATCCCGACTTCAGCAAGACTGTGATGCCGGAAACAGTTCCTCCCGCACTTCGCAAGGCTGCCGCAAAATTCGTGGAACTCTATGGCGAAAACATCGTGCGATTCGATCAGACCGTGGAAGTCGCAGCGGGCGTATCGGCCCGCGTGACGGGTGGACACACGCCGGGACACTGCGTCGTGGACGTCGCGTCAAAGGGCGAGAAGCTGACGTTCGTAGGCGACGCGATTTTCGAAGTCAACTTCGACAATCCCCGCTGGCAAAACGGCTTCGAACACGAGCCTGAGATCGCTGCGGATGTGCGTATCGCGCTGCTCAACGAAGCCGCCGAAACCGGCGCTCTACTGGCCGCAGCGCATGTCGCGTTCCCGTCTATTGGTCACATTGCAAAGAACGGCGAAAGCTTCCGTTTCGTGCCGGTTCAGTGGGACTACTGA
- a CDS encoding Hsp20/alpha crystallin family protein, whose protein sequence is MSDLYFTTDLFSQFDRLHQQMAALFGGNPSSIRTDRLSAFPQVNVGTTDDTIEIVAFAPGIDPKQLEVSIDKGLLTIAGERPSAARADGEATRLYARERFSGQFRRVIELPQHADPDRVEARYLNGCLSISVGKRESSKPRAITVQ, encoded by the coding sequence ATGAGTGATCTCTACTTCACGACCGACCTGTTCAGCCAGTTCGATCGTCTGCATCAGCAGATGGCGGCGCTGTTCGGCGGCAACCCTTCAAGTATCCGGACCGATCGCCTGTCGGCCTTCCCGCAGGTCAACGTCGGCACGACCGATGACACCATCGAGATCGTCGCCTTCGCGCCGGGTATCGACCCGAAGCAACTGGAAGTATCCATCGACAAGGGGCTGCTTACCATTGCCGGCGAGCGGCCCTCGGCGGCGCGCGCGGACGGCGAGGCAACGCGTCTATATGCGCGGGAACGGTTCAGCGGGCAGTTCCGCCGGGTGATCGAGCTTCCCCAGCATGCCGATCCCGACCGCGTGGAGGCGCGCTATCTCAACGGCTGTCTGAGCATCAGTGTCGGCAAGCGCGAGTCCTCGAAACCTCGTGCGATTACCGTTCAGTAA
- a CDS encoding methyl-accepting chemotaxis protein, which translates to MSKLSIRARLGAAILFLCVLLTAIGALGVTGMARSNDANRETYTNRLASTRLIGDAELAISRERTTVDRIAFDPAAPTVEKDIATYRMLKGQGMDAWAQYLALPATSDENRLSASVSARRSQVQNQLDAFADSVKGMDNAAVKVALKKIALANTDYVTVSADLKQFQRDQAKAQYDASEAGFERFRAMTIASIVFGLLAGVFTFVSLRRAIGRPLAEALEHFHRIATGDLSQRIESRSHDEMGMLLHGLSQMRDGLVSTVTTVRHASEAIATAAQQITSGNLHLSARTEQQAASLQETAASMEELTGTVRHNAENARQAQALAANAANMADHGNSVVGDVVTTMKEIDQSSSRIGDIIAIIDAIAFQTNILALNAAVEAARAGEQGRGFAVVAAEVRMLAQRSSAAAKEIKELIETSSGKVQVGGTLVNEAGGRMQAILTGVRRVADIMDEISAASSEQSTGIEQVTRAVAEMDSVTQHNAALVEEAAAAAQSLEQQARMLKETVAVFRI; encoded by the coding sequence ATGTCAAAACTGTCGATACGCGCGCGTCTAGGCGCCGCGATACTTTTCCTATGTGTGCTGCTGACGGCGATCGGCGCGCTTGGCGTAACGGGTATGGCGCGCAGCAACGACGCCAACCGCGAGACCTACACGAACCGGCTCGCGAGCACGCGTCTGATCGGCGACGCGGAACTCGCGATCAGCCGCGAGCGCACGACCGTCGACCGGATCGCTTTCGATCCGGCCGCCCCTACGGTCGAGAAAGACATTGCCACTTATCGCATGCTCAAAGGGCAGGGTATGGATGCGTGGGCGCAGTATCTGGCCTTGCCTGCCACGTCGGATGAAAACCGTCTTTCCGCCTCGGTCAGCGCCAGGCGAAGCCAGGTACAAAACCAGCTGGATGCTTTTGCGGATTCGGTCAAAGGCATGGACAACGCGGCGGTCAAAGTCGCGTTGAAGAAAATCGCGCTGGCCAATACCGACTATGTCACGGTGAGCGCGGATCTCAAGCAGTTTCAACGCGATCAGGCAAAAGCACAATACGATGCCTCGGAAGCGGGTTTCGAACGCTTTCGTGCAATGACAATCGCTTCCATCGTATTTGGGCTGCTCGCCGGGGTCTTCACCTTCGTGTCGCTGCGCCGTGCGATCGGCCGTCCGCTCGCTGAGGCGCTGGAACACTTCCACCGGATCGCAACAGGCGATCTGTCGCAGCGGATCGAATCGCGTTCGCACGATGAGATGGGCATGCTGCTGCACGGTCTTTCGCAAATGCGCGACGGCCTCGTTAGCACCGTCACAACGGTACGTCACGCAAGCGAGGCCATCGCCACAGCGGCCCAGCAGATCACCTCAGGTAATCTCCATCTGTCCGCACGTACGGAACAGCAGGCTGCGTCGTTACAGGAAACTGCTGCCAGCATGGAAGAGCTGACCGGCACGGTGAGGCACAACGCCGAGAATGCACGTCAGGCGCAGGCTCTCGCTGCCAATGCGGCCAACATGGCCGATCATGGCAACTCCGTGGTGGGCGACGTGGTGACGACGATGAAAGAAATCGATCAAAGCTCGAGCCGTATCGGCGACATCATCGCGATTATCGATGCCATCGCGTTTCAGACCAATATTCTGGCGCTCAATGCAGCGGTCGAAGCTGCGCGCGCCGGAGAACAGGGACGCGGTTTCGCGGTAGTGGCGGCCGAGGTGCGCATGCTGGCGCAGCGCTCGTCGGCTGCCGCGAAAGAGATCAAGGAACTGATCGAGACGTCGAGCGGAAAAGTGCAGGTGGGCGGCACGTTGGTCAACGAGGCGGGCGGCCGCATGCAGGCGATCCTCACCGGCGTGCGACGCGTGGCGGACATTATGGACGAGATATCGGCCGCTTCGTCAGAGCAAAGCACGGGTATCGAGCAAGTCACTCGGGCCGTCGCGGAAATGGACTCGGTCACGCAGCACAACGCCGCGTTGGTCGAAGAGGCTGCAGCAGCGGCCCAATCGCTCGAGCAACAGGCGCGAATGTTGAAAGAGACGGTGGCCGTGTTCAGGATTTAG